The Arachis hypogaea cultivar Tifrunner chromosome 14, arahy.Tifrunner.gnm2.J5K5, whole genome shotgun sequence genome has a segment encoding these proteins:
- the LOC140178479 gene encoding putative stilbene synthase 2 produces the protein MEPSVNINEALSKAFDPLGISDYNSIFWIAHPGGRAILDQVEQKVNLKPEKMKTTRDVLSNYGNMSSACVFFIMDLMRKQSLERGLKTTGEGLDWGVLFGFGPGLTIETVVLRSVAI, from the exons ATGGAGCCATCGGTG AACATCAACGAAGCACTCAGTAAAGCTTTTGATCCGTTGGGTATATCTGATTATAACTCAATATTTTGGATTGCTCACCCTGGTGGACGTGCAATTCTGGACCAGGTTGAACAGAAGGTGAATTTGAAACCAGAGAAGATGAAAACCACTAGAGATGTGCTTAGCAATTATGGTAACATGTCAAGTGCATGTGTGTTCTTCATTATGGATTTGATGAGGAAGCAGTCCCTTGAAAGAGGGCTTAAAACCACCGGAGAAGGACTTGATTGGGGTGTGCTTTTTGGGTTTGGTCCTGGTCTTACTATTGAAACCGTTGTTCTCCGCAGCGTGGCCATATGA